DNA sequence from the Methanococcus maripaludis genome:
GTAGCCGTCTTCTTCAACAAATAATGGATCGATATCTTTTGCATTCGGGGATTTGTAAGCTTCAAGTAGCCCATCCTGCTGTGCACTTATGAACGCATCGATTCCTCCACCAAGCCATACGTCTGCTGAAGGATTGCTCTGTTCAGCTTTTAGCCTTGAAAGAGCTTCACCAGATGATAAAGACACGTATTCCATTTTTATGCCAGTATCTTTTTCAAATTCATCTGCAATTAAGTCAAGACTGCCATAAGCAACATATACTGTCACAACTTGTTCTTCTTGTGAAACATTAGAAGCTTGCTGTTCAGTGCACCCTGCAAATACGAGTACTGCCATAACGCAGAAAATTGCGAGTATGCCTTTTAAATTTTTCAATATTACACCTCCGAAAATACATTAGTTAGAGTGATTATCTTATTTAATGATATCATTAGCTCTTAAAATAAAATATATACTAATTATAATTTCTAATATCTAAAAAAGATATAAAATAATAAAAATATGTAAAAAATAATTCAGTCGTAACACTTCGAAAGAAGCGATCTTGCCCGGTTAATTGCTGAAATGTATAATTTTACAATTAAAGGGGAGATTATTGCATAGTAAGACCGATATTTATTAATTAATCCTTTTTTATTTAGCCCCCTTGAAAGCTGGGCATTTTTCGTAGTTTCAAACTCCCTTTTAGCAACTTCAAGTGTTGAAAATGTCATCCAAATCCCAATTCCCAAATCACGATTGTAACTTGAAATAAATTCAACTAACTTTTCAATTGAAACTGAATTTATAAACCACTGCACTGCAAAAATATATGCAAGCAGCCGGTATGCATTGTTAAGCCCATCCTGGCCCATTATAAAATAATAAAAAACAACCAGATACAGGGAAAATAAAATCCATCTTTTTGAAAATACTTCAAATCTTTTGGTAAGTAAAACAACCACAATGGACGCTAAAATTCCATAAAATGGATTAAAAATTACTAAAACAAGTAAAAAAAGAGTAAAAATTAGATAAATCTTAATTTTAAGGTATTTCATATTTTTTACCTAATTTACTTTTACGCCCAATTCTGAAAGTATGTCTTTTGGGAACGGTTTTATGATATAGTATACCAAAATACATGAGAGCAGTTTATCTACTAAATTTGCAGGTATTCTGGCCAAAAACGCTGATGAAAAAATATCCTGGCCTGAATGTAAAAATACCGCTGTTAAAAGGTCAACGCCTCCCCCAACAAGTCCGCCGTATAAATAAACTGCGATTGGAGTTCCAACCATTGGTGCAATTATTGCAAGCACTAACCCAACAATTACTGAATTTTTAAGATTTATTCCGTGTTTAACTGCAACATATCCTGAAACAAGCCCGATTACAATATTTACTATTGAAAATGGGATATATGACGGGTCGAGTATAAATCCAAGAAGAATGTTTGTAAAAAAACCCACCAAAGCTCCTCCAACAGGACCTAACAAAAATCCACTTAAAACAGTACCGATACTATCTAAAAATATAGGCA
Encoded proteins:
- a CDS encoding energy-coupling factor transporter transmembrane component T, encoding MKYLKIKIYLIFTLFLLVLVIFNPFYGILASIVVVLLTKRFEVFSKRWILFSLYLVVFYYFIMGQDGLNNAYRLLAYIFAVQWFINSVSIEKLVEFISSYNRDLGIGIWMTFSTLEVAKREFETTKNAQLSRGLNKKGLINKYRSYYAIISPLIVKLYISAINRARSLLSKCYD
- a CDS encoding CD3073 family putative ECF transporter S component encodes the protein MDKKVLYMTTIPVGIAINAIGGQIATFLKLPIFLDSIGTVLSGFLLGPVGGALVGFFTNILLGFILDPSYIPFSIVNIVIGLVSGYVAVKHGINLKNSVIVGLVLAIIAPMVGTPIAVYLYGGLVGGGVDLLTAVFLHSGQDIFSSAFLARIPANLVDKLLSCILVYYIIKPFPKDILSELGVKVN